A section of the Asticcacaulis sp. EMRT-3 genome encodes:
- a CDS encoding porin family protein produces the protein MKTFIIAAASVAALALGTAASAQTTNQDVGHVYGSLGYQSANNNKTGSSLGAVDATVGTKLNPYFGVEGEAAFGTNTDKRGDGDYKLSNKWGAYGVGYLPISSRFDLLGRVGVSDTDMKAPATAGKLEQGTALDYGVGAQYHINPSYALRADVTKSDFEGDKGSATTTSVKLVKSF, from the coding sequence ATGAAAACCTTTATCATTGCCGCGGCCTCGGTGGCCGCTCTTGCCCTCGGCACCGCTGCCAGCGCCCAGACGACCAATCAGGATGTCGGCCACGTCTATGGTTCGCTTGGCTATCAGAGCGCCAATAACAACAAGACCGGTTCCAGCCTCGGCGCTGTCGATGCGACCGTCGGCACCAAGCTCAACCCCTATTTCGGCGTAGAAGGCGAGGCCGCCTTCGGCACCAATACCGACAAGCGCGGCGACGGCGATTACAAACTGTCGAACAAATGGGGCGCTTACGGCGTCGGCTATCTGCCGATCTCTTCCAGATTTGATCTTCTGGGTCGCGTCGGTGTTTCCGACACCGACATGAAGGCCCCGGCCACCGCTGGCAAGCTGGAACAGGGCACGGCGCTTGATTACGGCGTGGGTGCGCAATACCACATCAATCCCAGCTATGCCCTGCGCGCCGATGTCACCAAGTCTGACTTCGAAGGCGACAAGGGGTCGGCCACCACCACTTCGGTCAAGCTCGTCAAGTCGTTCTGA
- a CDS encoding DUF2948 family protein produces MGWFGRSRPAVKPLRLIAQSPDDLPALSALVQDAALRAGDLSYTPAGRHFTLRMNRFCHEAALDRSGAILRAPAVLRISCVQKVQVRGFDPTRAAQALALLDLSAEALDAPAFALTLRFAGEGAKDVRIEAECIDILLLDLTAPRRARQAPNHLLD; encoded by the coding sequence ATGGGCTGGTTTGGTCGCAGCCGCCCGGCGGTAAAGCCCCTGCGCCTGATCGCGCAATCGCCGGATGATCTGCCCGCCCTCTCGGCTCTGGTGCAGGACGCGGCCTTACGCGCCGGTGATCTGAGCTATACGCCTGCCGGACGGCACTTCACCCTGCGCATGAACCGCTTCTGCCATGAGGCGGCGCTTGACCGTTCGGGCGCTATCCTGCGCGCGCCCGCCGTGCTGCGCATTTCGTGCGTCCAAAAGGTGCAGGTGCGCGGCTTTGATCCGACGCGCGCCGCTCAAGCCCTGGCCCTGCTCGATCTGTCCGCCGAAGCGCTCGACGCGCCCGCCTTCGCCCTGACATTGCGCTTCGCGGGCGAGGGCGCTAAGGATGTGCGGATCGAGGCCGAGTGCATCGATATTCTGCTCCTCGACCTGACCGCGCCGCGCCGCGCCCGTCAGGCTCCGAATCATCTTCTGGATTAG
- a CDS encoding UPF0262 family protein, which produces MRIARIDIDEQSLASPSDQVEHERKVAVFDLIEKNSFMPEGAAEAGCEGPFDLRLALEDNRLVFDITAPGFARKVMLSLSPFKTMLRDYRMICESYYEALKSATPSQIESIDMGRRGVHNEGADLLEERLKGKVAIDHDTARRLFTLVNALARN; this is translated from the coding sequence ATGCGCATTGCCCGTATCGACATCGACGAACAGAGTCTGGCCTCGCCCTCCGATCAGGTCGAGCATGAGCGCAAGGTGGCGGTGTTCGATCTGATCGAAAAGAACAGCTTCATGCCCGAAGGTGCTGCCGAGGCGGGCTGCGAGGGGCCGTTCGATCTGCGGCTGGCGCTGGAGGATAACCGGCTGGTGTTCGACATCACCGCTCCCGGCTTTGCGCGCAAGGTGATGCTGTCTCTCTCGCCGTTCAAGACCATGCTGCGTGATTACCGCATGATCTGCGAAAGCTATTATGAGGCGCTCAAGAGCGCGACGCCGAGCCAGATCGAATCGATCGATATGGGACGGCGTGGTGTCCATAATGAAGGGGCCGACCTGCTGGAAGAGCGCCTGAAGGGCAAGGTCGCAATTGACCACGATACGGCGCGGCGTTTGTTCACGCTGGTCAATGCCCTGGCGCGCAACTGA
- the murA gene encoding UDP-N-acetylglucosamine 1-carboxyvinyltransferase: MDRIAIEGGSPLFGDIPISGAKNSAIKLMAASLLTSEPVRLTNMPRLADTRLLGRLLQRFGCGISETDGPDGPETRLHTPEITSAFAPYELVRQMRASFNVLGPLLARTGHAKVSLPGGCTIGARPVDLHLKALEALGAHIDMHEGYVFAQAPRGLQGAEIEFPFISVGATEHALMAAVLAHGTTQMKNCACEPEIVDLAECLNAMGARISGAGTTTMVIEGVTSLHGTDWAVICDRIEAGTYAVAGAMAGGEVRLTRVRPELIAVLLDKLEEAGCEVHRGFDTVTVTRKDGRLRPVNLTTDVYPGFATDLQAQFMALMTLADGESTIRETIFENRFMHVPELGRLGADISVSGGEAVVRGVAELRGAQVMATDLRASASLVIAGLAARGETMVNRVYHLDRGFENLEGKLSACGANIRRIKGDVSVVEDE, from the coding sequence ATGGATCGTATTGCTATCGAGGGCGGCAGCCCGCTTTTCGGGGACATCCCCATTTCGGGTGCCAAGAATTCGGCCATCAAGCTGATGGCGGCCTCGCTGCTGACCTCGGAGCCGGTGCGCCTGACCAATATGCCGCGTCTGGCCGATACGCGCCTGCTGGGCCGCCTGTTGCAGCGCTTCGGCTGCGGCATCAGCGAAACGGACGGCCCCGATGGCCCGGAAACGCGCCTGCACACGCCCGAAATCACTTCGGCCTTTGCCCCGTATGAACTGGTGCGCCAGATGCGTGCCTCGTTCAATGTGCTGGGGCCTTTGCTGGCGCGCACCGGCCACGCCAAGGTCAGTCTGCCCGGCGGCTGCACGATCGGAGCCAGGCCCGTCGATCTGCACCTGAAGGCGCTGGAGGCGCTGGGCGCCCATATCGACATGCACGAAGGCTATGTCTTCGCTCAGGCGCCGCGTGGCTTGCAGGGCGCGGAGATCGAGTTTCCATTTATCAGTGTCGGTGCCACCGAACACGCCCTGATGGCGGCGGTGCTGGCGCACGGCACCACCCAGATGAAGAACTGCGCCTGCGAACCGGAGATCGTCGATCTGGCCGAATGCCTGAATGCGATGGGGGCCCGGATTTCCGGCGCGGGCACCACCACGATGGTGATCGAGGGGGTCACCAGCCTGCACGGCACGGATTGGGCCGTGATCTGCGACCGTATCGAGGCCGGCACCTATGCCGTGGCCGGCGCGATGGCCGGAGGCGAGGTGCGCCTGACCAGGGTGCGGCCCGAACTGATCGCCGTCTTGCTCGACAAGCTGGAAGAGGCCGGTTGCGAGGTGCATCGCGGCTTTGACACGGTAACGGTGACACGCAAAGACGGCCGCCTGCGCCCCGTCAACCTGACCACCGATGTCTATCCCGGTTTCGCCACCGACCTGCAAGCGCAGTTCATGGCGCTGATGACTCTGGCTGATGGCGAATCGACGATCCGCGAAACCATTTTCGAAAACCGTTTCATGCACGTCCCCGAACTGGGCCGACTGGGGGCCGATATTTCGGTCAGTGGCGGCGAGGCGGTGGTGCGCGGCGTGGCAGAATTGCGCGGCGCACAGGTGATGGCCACCGATCTGCGCGCCTCGGCCTCACTGGTGATCGCCGGATTGGCGGCGCGCGGCGAAACCATGGTCAACCGCGTCTATCACCTGGATCGCGGCTTTGAAAACCTTGAGGGCAAGCTGTCGGCCTGCGGGGCCAATATCCGCCGCATCAAGGGCGATGTGTCCGTTGTGGAAGACGAATAG
- a CDS encoding D-Ala-D-Ala carboxypeptidase family metallohydrolase produces the protein MTGRLYKQVSDFDATGWQWPHFTPHELSCRCGKFCAGEYYHDPAFLDALEAMRTRLGQPLTINSGRRCPLHNAAVGGAPLSQHRVALAVDINVAGWGDRARGSLLKEALAEGFTGFGYGTHFLHLDRRHLTPPRTRPAQWDYANGGMKTWTSYLA, from the coding sequence ATGACGGGCAGGCTTTACAAACAGGTCAGCGATTTCGACGCCACGGGCTGGCAATGGCCGCACTTCACGCCGCACGAATTATCGTGCCGCTGCGGCAAGTTCTGCGCCGGCGAATATTATCACGATCCGGCCTTTCTCGATGCGCTCGAAGCCATGCGCACGCGGCTGGGCCAGCCCCTGACGATCAATTCCGGCAGGCGCTGCCCGCTGCATAATGCGGCGGTGGGCGGCGCGCCCCTGTCGCAGCACCGCGTGGCTTTGGCGGTTGACATCAATGTGGCGGGCTGGGGCGACCGGGCGCGCGGTTCGCTGTTGAAAGAGGCGCTGGCTGAGGGCTTCACGGGGTTCGGCTATGGCACGCACTTCCTGCATCTCGACCGCCGCCACCTGACGCCGCCGCGCACGCGACCGGCACAATGGGACTATGCAAACGGAGGCATGAAAACATGGACATCTTATCTGGCCTGA